One segment of Paenibacillus sp. FSL R7-0337 DNA contains the following:
- a CDS encoding UvrD-helicase domain-containing protein: MSTRPIPETKPEGSLWSDDQWRAIAESGSDILVAAAAGSGKTAVLVERIIRKISNEEAGFSVDRLLVATFTKAAASEMRQRIREALERKLAEDSESGNEYLRRQLALLGRASITTLHSFCLEVIRRYYQMIPIDPGFRILNEHEAEMMRQELLEELLEEKYGEVAGDGEDTLFVQLADWFSGERSDDAVHSLIQRLHDFARSHPWPAQWLRDTAADFALPDAEALSHTPWVQSILAEARLTLKGAVSQLEQGREIALQPGGPAPYAENLAADLEMAQGLLDAVDSQPWAGLYDIFMEISFGKLKPCKKDATDPLLQESVKAIRDQVKKSLLELQKSLFGRPAESFLNELHTAAPLMQELAETVIAFGERYRLEKAGRGLVDFSDLEHYCLQILRHKDSQPGRPLPSDAAMEYRSQFDEVLLDEYQDTNSVQEEIVRLISREAPGNRFMVGDMKQSIYRFRLAEPGLFLDKYRRFSNELSYGDRSDGRAGADPGQEEQEEGLVIDLARNFRSRLEVVNAVNMVFRQIMDSNVAEISYDKRAELVYGANFPGAAEKGPDIYFAPELLLIDKGGSAPGPADEAAEGDELPLLELEAAESETAQLEARAIARRISQMTGMTGGEPLLIYDKALRIMRPVVYGDIVILLRSARVWTPLMIEELRAEGIPAYGDQNKGYFQATEVEIALSLLQIVDNPRQDIPLAGVLRSPVVNLREEELAKVRLCSRGTFYDALVAASEAGEALRDNPPDLFWESALLAGQDAGTGDTAAETAAASGLTPSSGDEGVQEGITDGTDASAALRDIPLTLQRKLKSFLDRLENWRNAARQGSLSELIWRIYRESGYLEWVGGLPGGFQRQNNLKALYDRAVQFENETSARGLFRFLVFISRLRENGGDLGVAGGSSEEAGGVRIMTIHKSKGLEFPVVFLAGMAKMFNRQDLHSPFLMHKELGFGPRFVERETRVSYPTLPYLAINRRSRLELLAEEMRVLYVGLTRPRDKMILVGTVRDLPRTVSGWAAMQGREELLLADHLLARGRSYLDWVGPALIRHPAAAILRKLAGSEGPVSTVLHGDESNWSITVTGAAELSPGAFLAGDGDQDKNEQRRVILEALHRGSAVSTPETPATAQIAERLGWTYRYTAASSIPAKTSVTELKGLLSMQEQPSYDQLEERRLPGGPDERKERGYRDSLHLQRPKFMEQRGLTPAERGTAYHTVMQHIPLDEPLDRSVLEATLERLVRLAILSREQADAVVLEEVGQFCRSELGHRLFHSVWKTREQPFSYTMPAGEAYRGLDYLDEAAAGLADERGGGDFAETVMIQGVIDCLFREKGRLILLDYKTDHIPPHGDGLAQLSDKYRFQLELYSKALLDILGEPVSEIWLYFFEGGHAVRL, from the coding sequence GTGAGCACAAGACCTATACCCGAGACGAAGCCGGAAGGCAGTCTGTGGAGTGACGACCAATGGCGCGCCATTGCCGAGAGCGGCAGCGATATTCTCGTGGCGGCGGCAGCCGGTTCCGGCAAAACTGCGGTTCTCGTCGAGCGGATTATCCGCAAGATCAGCAATGAGGAAGCTGGCTTCAGCGTGGACCGGCTGCTGGTGGCAACCTTCACCAAGGCTGCAGCCTCCGAGATGCGCCAGCGTATCCGGGAAGCGCTGGAGCGTAAGCTTGCGGAGGATAGTGAGAGCGGGAACGAATATCTGCGCCGCCAGCTTGCTCTCCTGGGCAGAGCCTCCATTACCACGCTGCATTCCTTCTGCCTTGAAGTAATCCGCCGGTATTACCAGATGATTCCGATTGATCCCGGCTTCCGTATCCTGAATGAGCATGAGGCGGAGATGATGCGCCAGGAGCTGCTGGAAGAGCTGCTGGAGGAGAAATACGGCGAGGTTGCCGGGGACGGGGAAGATACCCTGTTCGTGCAGCTCGCAGACTGGTTCAGCGGTGAACGAAGCGATGATGCAGTGCATTCGCTGATCCAGCGGCTGCATGATTTTGCGCGCAGCCATCCCTGGCCTGCGCAGTGGCTGCGGGATACCGCAGCAGACTTTGCGCTGCCGGATGCTGAGGCTCTGAGCCATACGCCTTGGGTGCAGAGCATTCTTGCCGAAGCCCGGCTTACGCTGAAGGGCGCGGTCAGCCAGCTGGAGCAGGGGCGTGAGATCGCGCTTCAGCCAGGAGGTCCGGCGCCTTATGCGGAGAATCTAGCTGCCGATCTGGAGATGGCGCAGGGCCTGCTGGACGCGGTGGACTCGCAGCCCTGGGCCGGATTGTATGATATCTTCATGGAGATCTCCTTCGGGAAGCTGAAGCCCTGCAAGAAGGATGCCACTGATCCGCTGCTTCAGGAGAGCGTGAAGGCGATCCGGGATCAGGTGAAGAAGAGCCTGCTCGAGCTGCAAAAATCCCTGTTCGGCCGTCCGGCGGAATCCTTCCTGAATGAACTACATACGGCGGCTCCGCTGATGCAGGAGCTGGCGGAGACCGTAATTGCGTTCGGCGAGCGCTACCGGCTGGAGAAGGCAGGCCGGGGGCTGGTGGACTTCAGTGATCTGGAGCATTACTGCCTGCAGATTCTGCGCCATAAGGACTCGCAGCCCGGGCGTCCTCTCCCGTCGGATGCGGCGATGGAGTACCGCAGCCAGTTCGACGAAGTGCTGCTGGATGAATATCAGGATACCAACAGTGTACAGGAGGAGATTGTCCGGCTGATCTCCCGGGAAGCCCCCGGCAACCGCTTCATGGTCGGGGATATGAAGCAGAGTATTTACCGGTTCCGCCTGGCGGAGCCGGGCCTGTTCCTGGACAAATACCGGAGGTTCAGTAATGAGCTGTCTTACGGAGACAGGTCAGATGGCCGGGCGGGGGCTGATCCGGGACAGGAGGAACAGGAAGAAGGTCTCGTCATCGATCTGGCCCGCAATTTCCGCAGCAGGCTGGAAGTGGTGAATGCGGTGAATATGGTCTTCCGGCAGATCATGGACAGCAATGTCGCGGAGATCAGCTATGATAAGCGGGCAGAGCTGGTGTACGGAGCGAACTTCCCGGGAGCTGCGGAGAAAGGCCCGGATATTTATTTTGCGCCGGAGCTGCTGCTGATTGATAAGGGGGGCTCTGCCCCAGGGCCGGCGGACGAAGCAGCAGAGGGCGATGAGCTGCCGCTTCTGGAGCTGGAGGCTGCCGAGAGTGAGACTGCGCAGCTGGAAGCCCGGGCTATTGCCCGGCGCATCTCGCAGATGACGGGAATGACCGGCGGTGAGCCGCTGCTGATCTATGATAAAGCACTGCGGATCATGCGTCCCGTAGTATACGGCGACATTGTCATTCTGCTGCGTTCGGCCCGGGTATGGACGCCGCTGATGATTGAGGAGCTGCGGGCTGAAGGTATTCCGGCGTACGGTGACCAGAACAAGGGGTATTTTCAGGCTACGGAGGTGGAGATTGCCCTCTCCCTGCTGCAGATTGTCGATAATCCCCGTCAGGACATTCCTCTAGCCGGAGTGCTGCGCTCACCGGTGGTGAATCTCCGGGAAGAGGAGCTGGCGAAGGTGCGGCTGTGCAGCAGAGGGACGTTCTACGATGCGCTGGTTGCGGCTTCTGAAGCAGGGGAGGCGCTGCGGGACAATCCGCCGGATCTGTTCTGGGAGTCCGCGCTGCTGGCGGGGCAGGATGCCGGTACCGGTGACACAGCCGCAGAGACAGCCGCTGCGTCAGGGCTTACGCCATCCTCAGGAGATGAAGGTGTACAGGAAGGTATTACTGACGGAACCGATGCTTCGGCGGCGCTGCGGGATATTCCGCTTACGCTGCAGCGTAAGCTTAAATCCTTCCTGGATAGGCTGGAGAACTGGAGAAATGCGGCCCGGCAAGGAAGCTTAAGCGAGCTGATCTGGAGGATCTACCGTGAGAGCGGGTATCTGGAGTGGGTCGGTGGGCTTCCCGGAGGCTTTCAGCGCCAGAACAATCTGAAGGCGCTGTATGACCGGGCTGTTCAATTCGAGAACGAGACCTCGGCCAGAGGACTGTTCCGCTTCCTGGTGTTCATCTCACGGCTGAGAGAGAACGGCGGCGATCTGGGGGTTGCCGGAGGAAGCAGCGAGGAGGCCGGGGGCGTCAGAATTATGACGATCCACAAGTCTAAGGGTCTGGAGTTCCCTGTTGTTTTCCTGGCAGGCATGGCCAAAATGTTCAACCGTCAGGACCTGCATTCTCCGTTCCTGATGCACAAGGAGCTTGGCTTCGGGCCGCGCTTCGTGGAGCGGGAGACCCGGGTCAGCTACCCGACACTGCCCTATCTGGCGATTAACCGCCGTTCGCGGCTGGAGCTGCTCGCTGAGGAGATGCGCGTGCTCTATGTCGGACTGACCCGTCCGCGTGACAAAATGATTCTGGTCGGCACGGTCAGGGATCTGCCGCGCACGGTTTCGGGCTGGGCAGCGATGCAGGGCCGCGAAGAGCTGCTGTTGGCGGATCACCTGCTGGCCCGGGGCCGCAGTTATCTGGATTGGGTGGGACCGGCGCTGATCCGCCACCCTGCCGCTGCTATTCTGCGCAAGCTGGCAGGCAGCGAGGGGCCAGTATCCACGGTGCTGCATGGCGATGAGTCGAACTGGAGTATTACGGTGACTGGAGCAGCGGAGCTTAGCCCGGGCGCTTTCCTTGCCGGGGACGGCGATCAGGACAAGAACGAACAACGCCGGGTCATTCTGGAGGCGCTCCACAGGGGCAGCGCGGTGTCAACACCTGAGACCCCGGCTACTGCACAGATTGCGGAGAGACTGGGCTGGACTTACCGGTACACGGCAGCCTCAAGCATCCCTGCTAAGACCTCGGTCACCGAGCTCAAGGGATTATTATCGATGCAGGAGCAGCCTTCTTACGACCAGCTGGAGGAGCGGAGGCTTCCGGGTGGACCGGACGAACGGAAAGAGCGCGGGTATAGGGACAGCCTGCATCTTCAGCGGCCGAAATTCATGGAGCAGCGGGGACTTACCCCTGCCGAGCGCGGAACGGCTTACCATACGGTGATGCAGCATATTCCCCTGGATGAGCCGTTAGACCGGTCAGTGCTGGAGGCTACGCTTGAGCGTCTTGTAAGGCTTGCTATCCTTAGCAGGGAACAGGCGGATGCGGTGGTGCTGGAGGAAGTTGGGCAGTTCTGCCGGAGTGAGCTGGGCCACAGACTCTTCCACTCTGTATGGAAGACCAGAGAGCAGCCCTTCAGCTACACGATGCCAGCCGGTGAAGCCTACCGGGGGCTTGACTATCTGGATGAAGCGGCTGCCGGACTTGCGGATGAACGCGGCGGCGGTGATTTTGCGGAGACAGTAATGATTCAAGGGGTGATCGACTGCCTGTTCCGGGAAAAGGGACGGCTGATTCTGCTGGATTACAAAACAGATCATATCCCTCCGCACGGGGACGGGCTTGCACAGCTGTCAGACAAATACCGTTTCCAGCTCGAGCTGTACAGCAAGGCGCTGCTGGATATTCTGGGCGAGCCGGTCAGCGAGATATGGCTGTACTTTTTCGAAGGCGGTCATGCTGTGAGATTGTGA
- the addB gene encoding helicase-exonuclease AddAB subunit AddB codes for MTVNLIIGRSGSGKTTTIWERVSSRLKAEPLGAPIIILVPEQGSFGAERGLLAAGGVKGSLRAQTLSFSRLAYRVKQETGGSASLPISEEGKKMLIYKIISKRKEELKLFGASSDRPGFVERLSSLHTELKRCCLGAGDLEEQIGRMRDATLGSPILAGKLDDLHLVFSELDQEMSQLYIDEEDRLAELAEHIADSAYIRGAEIWVDGFHGFSNQEFVVLRELMQYADTMTIALTVDRIYPAGVAPHELELFHPAVVTYIKLRGIAEEMGLTVWDELLAPPVLPRFKDAPVLAHLERGLQRRHPWAGSAEQVKEAISIRAAASRRTEVEGVLREMQALARESGAKYGEMAVFMRNMADYEPLIAPLFQDFGVPFFLDQKLSELHHPLVEFIRSALDVVRRRWRYEDVFRCVKTELLLPLDGSITRTHMDELENYVLACGIHGYRWTDGRSWKGIPRLSLEGSEAVDEAMLSRMEACRSAITGPLQAFEKRIKASRSGLELCRAVYLLLEDTEAARKLEGMGAESLKQGRPEAAREHSQLWGAVLGLLDQIAEMMGKERIEFSLFAGVLETGLAELKMGLVPPALDQVLVGTMDRTRVSGVKYAFLLGFNEGVVPAQFKEDGILSEGERLLLEKSGMELAPGSSRKLLDERFLIYNALTTASRKLWISYAVADDEGKALLPSEVIRQLQGMFPHMLDEQFLSGFPQSGNDDDAVHMDFIGHPEQTLRMLLLQLRQWRQGAEIPGMWWEVYNWFAAEQGADKPAGEQAAEYRHADLSMKLKLERLLSSLFYRNEGIRLKKETSLRLYGGSTLRGSVSRMERFVACSFSHFASYGLRLKERQLYKLQAPDIGQLFHAALSEMAKRLQEQGRSWGSMTAEECRTEAGKTVDKLSPLLQGEILMSSKRYGYISRKLKNIVGRASVILGEHSRRGSFEPVGLELDFGPGQELPPLRITLPNGCVMEVVGRIDRVDKAEGEQGILLRVIDYKSSQKDLKLHEVYYGLSLQMLTYLDVLLTYSEQWLGQEALPAGALYFHVHDPLLTSANGMNREQAEQELMKRFKMKGLLTADREVVSLMDTTLDKGYSSIVPVALKSDGSFYSSASVATPEQWGQLRSSVRSTISEIGTSITEGDVAIQPYRIQQETACTFCSFRPVCQFDETVEGNSYNILSKPGKEVIWDLLSRKGGEKL; via the coding sequence ATGACGGTTAACCTCATCATCGGCCGCTCGGGCAGCGGCAAGACGACTACAATATGGGAGCGGGTATCCTCCAGGCTGAAGGCAGAGCCGCTGGGGGCCCCGATCATTATACTTGTTCCCGAACAGGGATCGTTCGGAGCGGAACGGGGACTGCTGGCGGCGGGCGGCGTGAAGGGAAGTCTGCGCGCCCAGACGCTCAGCTTCTCGCGGCTTGCCTACCGGGTGAAGCAGGAGACCGGCGGCAGCGCGAGTCTGCCCATCAGTGAAGAAGGCAAGAAGATGCTGATCTACAAGATTATCAGCAAACGCAAGGAGGAGCTGAAGCTGTTCGGCGCTTCCTCGGACCGGCCGGGATTTGTAGAGCGGCTAAGCAGTCTGCACACGGAGCTTAAGCGCTGCTGTCTTGGAGCCGGAGACCTGGAGGAGCAGATCGGCAGAATGCGGGATGCCACGCTGGGCAGCCCTATTCTGGCCGGGAAGCTGGATGATCTGCATCTCGTCTTCAGCGAGCTGGACCAGGAGATGTCACAGCTCTATATAGATGAAGAGGATAGACTGGCCGAACTGGCTGAGCATATTGCGGACTCTGCCTATATCCGCGGCGCCGAGATCTGGGTGGACGGCTTCCACGGCTTCAGCAACCAGGAATTTGTCGTCTTACGTGAGCTGATGCAGTACGCGGACACAATGACTATTGCGCTCACAGTGGACCGGATCTATCCGGCGGGCGTTGCCCCGCATGAGCTGGAGCTGTTCCATCCGGCGGTGGTTACTTATATTAAGCTGCGGGGAATAGCGGAGGAGATGGGACTTACCGTATGGGATGAGCTGCTGGCTCCGCCCGTCCTCCCAAGGTTCAAGGACGCTCCCGTACTCGCCCATCTGGAGCGCGGATTACAGCGCCGGCATCCCTGGGCAGGATCGGCTGAACAGGTGAAGGAAGCCATCAGCATCCGGGCTGCGGCTTCACGCCGCACCGAGGTGGAGGGCGTGCTGCGGGAGATGCAGGCCCTGGCCAGAGAATCGGGAGCCAAATATGGGGAAATGGCAGTATTCATGCGCAATATGGCCGATTATGAGCCGCTGATTGCTCCGTTATTTCAGGACTTCGGCGTTCCGTTCTTCCTGGACCAGAAGCTCAGTGAGCTGCATCATCCGCTGGTGGAATTCATCCGCTCCGCCCTGGATGTCGTCCGCCGCCGCTGGCGTTATGAAGATGTGTTCCGCTGCGTGAAGACAGAGCTGCTGCTGCCGCTGGACGGAAGCATTACCCGCACTCATATGGATGAGCTGGAGAATTACGTGCTGGCCTGCGGCATTCACGGCTACCGCTGGACGGACGGGCGATCCTGGAAGGGGATTCCCCGCCTGTCGCTGGAGGGAAGTGAGGCTGTAGATGAAGCCATGCTATCCAGAATGGAAGCCTGCCGGAGTGCGATTACAGGACCGCTGCAGGCGTTTGAGAAGAGAATCAAAGCCAGCCGCAGCGGCCTGGAGCTATGCCGGGCGGTATATCTGCTGCTGGAGGATACGGAAGCGGCACGCAAGCTTGAAGGGATGGGAGCGGAGTCTCTGAAGCAAGGCCGTCCGGAGGCCGCACGGGAGCATAGCCAGCTCTGGGGCGCTGTTCTGGGTCTGCTGGACCAGATTGCTGAGATGATGGGCAAAGAACGGATAGAATTCAGCCTGTTCGCCGGGGTGCTGGAGACCGGTCTGGCAGAGCTTAAGATGGGGCTCGTCCCGCCCGCACTTGACCAGGTGCTGGTAGGTACGATGGACCGTACCCGGGTGTCGGGGGTGAAGTACGCCTTCCTGCTCGGTTTCAACGAAGGAGTGGTTCCGGCGCAGTTCAAGGAAGACGGAATTCTTTCCGAGGGGGAGCGCCTCCTGCTGGAGAAGTCTGGTATGGAGCTTGCGCCGGGCTCATCCCGGAAGCTGCTGGATGAGCGCTTCCTGATCTACAATGCGCTTACGACGGCCAGCAGGAAGCTGTGGATCAGCTATGCTGTGGCTGACGATGAGGGCAAGGCGCTGCTGCCTTCGGAGGTCATCCGCCAGCTGCAGGGAATGTTCCCGCATATGTTGGATGAACAATTCCTCTCCGGCTTCCCGCAGAGCGGCAATGACGACGACGCTGTCCATATGGACTTCATCGGCCATCCTGAGCAGACGCTCCGCATGCTGCTGCTTCAGCTCCGCCAGTGGCGTCAAGGAGCAGAGATACCCGGCATGTGGTGGGAGGTCTATAACTGGTTTGCAGCGGAGCAGGGCGCAGACAAGCCTGCGGGTGAACAGGCAGCGGAATACCGCCATGCGGATCTGTCCATGAAGCTGAAGCTGGAGCGGTTGCTCAGCTCGCTGTTCTACCGCAATGAAGGCATACGGCTGAAGAAGGAGACAAGCCTGCGCCTGTATGGCGGTTCCACGCTGCGCGGCAGCGTGTCACGGATGGAACGGTTTGTCGCTTGCTCCTTCTCCCATTTCGCCTCCTACGGGCTGAGGCTGAAGGAGCGCCAGCTCTACAAGCTCCAAGCCCCGGATATCGGGCAACTCTTTCATGCGGCCCTCAGTGAGATGGCGAAGCGGCTGCAGGAGCAAGGCCGCAGCTGGGGCAGCATGACTGCGGAGGAATGCCGCACGGAAGCGGGGAAAACCGTAGACAAGCTGTCTCCGCTGTTACAGGGAGAGATTCTGATGAGCAGCAAGCGCTACGGCTATATTTCTCGCAAGCTGAAGAATATTGTCGGCCGCGCTTCGGTCATCCTCGGGGAGCATTCGCGGCGCGGGAGCTTCGAGCCGGTCGGGCTGGAGCTGGATTTCGGCCCGGGACAGGAGCTGCCTCCGCTGAGAATTACACTGCCGAACGGCTGTGTCATGGAGGTGGTCGGGCGGATTGACCGGGTGGATAAGGCTGAAGGGGAGCAGGGGATTCTGCTGCGGGTTATCGACTACAAATCAAGCCAGAAGGACCTCAAGCTGCATGAGGTCTACTATGGATTGTCGCTGCAGATGTTAACGTACCTTGATGTGCTGCTGACTTATTCCGAGCAATGGCTTGGCCAGGAAGCTCTGCCTGCCGGGGCGCTCTATTTCCACGTTCATGATCCGCTCCTGACCTCAGCCAACGGAATGAACCGGGAGCAGGCGGAGCAGGAGCTGATGAAGCGCTTCAAGATGAAGGGCTTGCTGACCGCCGACCGTGAGGTGGTCTCGCTGATGGATACCACACTCGACAAAGGGTATTCCTCTATTGTTCCGGTAGCGCTGAAGAGCGACGGCAGCTTCTACAGCAGCGCATCTGTAGCTACCCCAGAGCAGTGGGGGCAGCTGCGGTCCTCGGTGCGCAGCACGATCTCGGAGATCGGTACCAGCATTACGGAGGGGGATGTGGCAATACAGCCTTACCGCATCCAGCAGGAAACGGCTTGCACCTTCTGCTCCTTCCGTCCCGTCTGCCAGTTCGATGAGACGGTGGAAGGCAATAGCTATAACATTCTAAGTAAGCCGGGCAAAGAAGTGATCTGGGATCTGCTGTCCCGCAAAGGAGGAGAGAAGCTGTGA
- a CDS encoding alginate lyase family protein: MKDYYLSAPELRSAAAYYARQFPVEAQNTIQIAEHAVDNEFIIPYTGDLSRWIPLGKPVADWLHNPTNDPEFTWGINRHWHMLDLGKAYLMNGKPEYVTAFMQHFRSWRGQNPVPVIPSYEEAVFFQKPGPWRLLETGLRVQSWISAYKYMEDSPLLDESFRGELLEGLAEHAEFLTRYLGSTEINHAIMHMQGLYMIAVFHHGHPCAPYWRQLAGERLELCLLHQVGPEGIQIELTTHYHDAAIEMFGTPYLLGALSGHPFSAWYGGQLRKMAAFTEALVRPDDQSTGIGDSDWISSGRQRLTLLGAILKDDALIGRGTGNAECLWLLGAEAYERCVQLQAESAPSVNSVAFVQTGYYVMRDPQQYLFFDAAEMGGAHGHADALNLEWMWKGQLLFTDTGRYTYEEGEWRRYFKSTRAHNTITVDGLDQTPYISTQQWGEPVAKASTFRWESNSRYHFIDAAHDGYIRLPGPVMHRRWVLLGVEVPLLLIADWLEADGEHELEQRFHLHPEAVLELSSEAGAAGEAMTGAREPEVAAAQPTVTVVYPGSTVKLNMSWMTSGLMDEQFTVSKEQGWVSEVYGSKSEIPVVEGRAAWAGKAGILTLCLPEDAADGSGPLHVSTCVVDAERRRVELSYVYGDAIGTIVIGTDTLGWTERKE, from the coding sequence ATGAAGGATTATTATCTGAGTGCACCTGAGCTGCGCAGCGCTGCCGCTTATTATGCCCGCCAATTCCCCGTCGAGGCTCAGAACACAATTCAGATTGCTGAGCATGCCGTGGACAATGAATTCATTATTCCTTATACCGGCGATCTGAGCCGCTGGATTCCGCTGGGCAAGCCGGTGGCGGACTGGCTGCATAATCCTACGAACGACCCCGAATTCACCTGGGGCATCAACCGCCACTGGCATATGCTGGATCTGGGCAAGGCCTATCTGATGAATGGCAAGCCGGAATACGTTACGGCCTTTATGCAGCATTTCCGCAGCTGGCGCGGGCAGAACCCGGTTCCTGTGATCCCGTCATATGAGGAGGCGGTATTCTTCCAGAAGCCGGGTCCATGGCGTCTGCTGGAGACCGGCCTGCGCGTGCAGTCCTGGATCTCTGCTTACAAATATATGGAGGACAGTCCTCTGCTGGACGAGAGCTTCCGGGGAGAGCTGCTGGAGGGGCTTGCGGAGCATGCTGAATTCCTGACCCGCTATCTCGGTAGCACGGAGATCAATCATGCCATTATGCATATGCAGGGCCTCTACATGATAGCTGTCTTCCATCACGGGCATCCGTGCGCACCGTATTGGCGGCAGCTGGCCGGGGAGCGCCTGGAGCTGTGCCTTTTGCATCAGGTCGGACCGGAAGGGATTCAGATTGAGCTGACCACCCATTATCATGATGCGGCCATCGAGATGTTCGGGACGCCTTATCTGCTGGGCGCTTTGTCCGGCCACCCGTTCTCTGCCTGGTACGGCGGACAGCTCCGCAAGATGGCCGCGTTCACCGAAGCGCTGGTCCGCCCGGATGACCAGTCCACCGGGATCGGCGATTCCGACTGGATCAGCAGCGGCCGGCAGCGGCTGACACTGCTGGGTGCCATTCTGAAGGATGATGCGCTGATTGGACGCGGCACAGGTAATGCAGAATGCCTCTGGCTGCTGGGAGCCGAGGCATATGAGCGGTGTGTGCAGCTTCAGGCGGAGTCTGCGCCTTCGGTGAACAGCGTGGCTTTTGTGCAGACCGGATATTATGTGATGCGGGACCCGCAGCAGTATCTGTTCTTCGATGCCGCAGAGATGGGCGGAGCGCACGGTCATGCGGATGCGCTGAATCTGGAGTGGATGTGGAAAGGGCAATTGCTCTTCACGGATACCGGCCGGTACACCTACGAGGAAGGGGAGTGGCGCCGTTATTTCAAAAGTACCCGCGCGCACAACACCATCACCGTAGACGGGTTGGATCAGACGCCGTATATCTCCACCCAGCAATGGGGCGAGCCTGTTGCTAAGGCCAGCACCTTCCGCTGGGAGAGCAACAGCCGTTACCATTTCATTGATGCCGCGCATGACGGATACATCCGTCTTCCCGGTCCGGTCATGCACCGGCGCTGGGTGCTGCTGGGCGTGGAGGTGCCGCTGCTGCTGATTGCCGACTGGCTGGAGGCGGATGGCGAACATGAGCTGGAGCAGCGGTTCCATCTGCACCCGGAGGCGGTGCTGGAGCTGTCTTCCGAAGCCGGAGCGGCTGGAGAAGCAATGACCGGAGCCAGAGAACCCGAAGTCGCAGCCGCACAGCCTACAGTAACCGTGGTCTATCCCGGCTCTACAGTGAAGCTGAATATGAGCTGGATGACCAGCGGCCTGATGGATGAACAGTTCACGGTTAGTAAGGAGCAGGGCTGGGTATCGGAGGTCTACGGCTCCAAATCGGAGATTCCGGTAGTAGAGGGCCGGGCGGCCTGGGCCGGCAAGGCTGGAATTCTGACGCTGTGTCTGCCCGAAGATGCGGCGGACGGCAGCGGTCCGCTGCACGTGAGCACCTGCGTGGTGGATGCGGAGCGGCGGCGGGTCGAGCTGTCCTATGTATACGGTGATGCGATCGGCACGATCGTAATCGGTACGGACACCCTGGGCTGGACGGAGCGGAAGGAATAA
- a CDS encoding cupin domain-containing protein, producing MIIENSEAAKTVLNESSSRTLLAKGGSMMMVEVTFAAGGIGEVHSHDAHEQISYIVKGSFEVKVGEETRILKAGDSFYAGYNVPHGVRALEDSVILDVFNPFREDFLEKQE from the coding sequence ATGATTATAGAGAATAGCGAAGCCGCAAAGACGGTTCTGAATGAGAGTTCGTCCCGCACCCTGCTTGCAAAGGGAGGCTCGATGATGATGGTGGAGGTTACCTTCGCCGCAGGCGGCATCGGGGAGGTTCATTCCCATGATGCGCATGAGCAGATCAGCTATATTGTGAAGGGCAGCTTTGAGGTCAAGGTCGGGGAGGAGACGCGTATTCTGAAGGCGGGCGACAGCTTCTATGCCGGCTATAATGTTCCGCATGGTGTGAGGGCACTGGAGGATTCCGTGATTCTGGATGTGTTCAATCCGTTCCGTGAGGATTTTTTGGAGAAGCAGGAATGA